The DNA window tttatttcagttttaatatttttcgtCGGTTTTATCACAAATTTCATACGAACACTTTCGAAAAGATAATTTCaggtaattatttttttaattgtatatttttaattaattataataataaattgaattatactaataattataattttttaaatattatatttttaataataatcatgatataacaataataatagtaataataataagacaacaaataaacaaaagtttgtgatttttaaatgtttttcggttttaatatttaaatataattatatttttaatataaaaaattaaatttaatatgaCAGATTAGTTAATATAgtgtatttaatatatattaaatattaaaatatttaatcacgtttgtaaaaaaattataagtgTTTAGTATGGAATAACTTACGATTACGCTATAAATTTGGTAaacttaatataaataaaataaaaatgtttatgttcatgcaaaataatataaataaaataaaaatgctaATTCGTATATTTTTTATGCAAGGATATGTTTGGAATTTAACATACTTGAaggctaatttaattaattatattattttttaagatcAAATTTGACTATGGGGTTCTATAGAAtgctattttaaaaaatatctctTTGTGTCATTTCCCGAGACGGTATAAGCATAAActgtcgctatatttagcgacagGTTTAAAAAAATCGTtgttaattttaaattagcgacgattttagtTTAataataaaaccgtcgctattggcGACATTTTTAAtgcaaccgtcgctaatagccgTATTACCCGGTTTTTTATAACCGTTGCTAATAAAAAattgtcgctaatagcgacggttatacAAAAAACTGTCGTAAATTGTTTATAAATATCCGCATTTTCGATCCATTTTTCTCCAcatcacttcacaacacttaaaaattttctcttttagatgattttagtttcgatttagggtatgttttttcatttcaatttttggttaatttttaaatgttagttaagatcatgaatattgttagcatagtcagattgtaagttttttaaaaaaatttattaaattataaaagtaattttgtTTTAAATCAAAAAATGTAACGACAGATTATGATATactgtcgctaaaattagcgatggGTTttgaaccgtcgctaattagcgacggctttgtcaaaaatcgtcgctaattttagatGTTGCGTTTATGAATATTAGCGGTGTATATTGCACGATGTGGATAATTGTATGAACGGCGTGCATATGCACGTCGcggataatagtattaacacCGTGAACATGTACGccgcggataatcttgaactttcaacagcttgcagttgtgcagcgtgcaatgtgcgcCGCGGTAAGAGAATTTGCGCGCTGTGAAAaatcatttttgttgtagtcAGGGGCGGAGGTATATGTGGGGCTGGGTTGGGCTCCAGCCCCacctaatttaaaaaaaaattaaatatggtttattttaaattttttattgattaGCCCCAAAACCCAAtctattttttctctttttttcacTTGTCTGATACCCCATCTCTattattttctctcaaactaTCACAATTTTCATTACTTCAAATGGTCGTAACTTCATCATTGATCGTCATTTTTCAAAATCGATTGTAGGTTCGGAAAACCCACGGCATAAGCTTTCTTTTAATACCAAAATTTCGAAGTTTCTTTTTCGTCTTGAAATCAGCCGTCACCCATCGGTCGCCGTTTTCACCGAAAATCATGAGGAAATCTTACTGTTAGACTGCTACAGTTCGTTCTTATTGATCTTAGTTAGATTGCGAATTTTAAAGGTAATTTCAGATTTTAGTGTTTCGAAATTTGGGTATTTTGGTTTTTTTGAATTTCGAtaattgatatatattaaattgttgattgTAAGTACTATATTTGAGTCGATTGAttgtatttataattttttggaatttatttgagcattatttcgaaatttcagattttaTATTGGGGATTGTCGATTTTTAATgttcattatttattatttgaatgTTTAGATGCTATAGAAAATATCAATGCAAATTTATGGAATTTTGTAGGAATTGTTGAAAAATTCAGAATTATGTAAATACGATTTTCGAACTTATAAGGctgtaaaaattttatatttaaatatattatgccTTAAGATTGTCAAATGTTAACTTCAGAATTATTTtggaataattataattgttcgAGGTTTATTGGATTAAAGTAACAATTATTTAGTGTTGGTAATGTTGATTTGATTCAGTTAGCCATAATAAGTTAAACTAAAGTGACATTTTATGCTGTAGACAGTACCAAGGAGAAAAGAAACTCAAGAATGAAGAAAAGGAAAACCATCGACTCATTTTTTCAACAAAAAGAGCATACATCGGCAAGTCATGATCATTCTACATCCCATATTGATGTCTCAAATCCCAGTGATCAACAGCTTAACAAATCTCCTAGAATTGAtgttgatgtgagttttcttgaaCTTGATCCGGCATTACGTACTCCGATATGGAAATATCCTGTTAATCAAATGGATGAAATTAGACGAGCTTATATCAAGATGGGGCCATATCAACCAATTAAGAAAGAGTATCCACCGACCAAATTTGGAAATCAAAATCGACGATTCCAAAGTCACTGGTTCAAAAAATTTACTTGGTTAGAGTACTCTCTTTCGAAAGATGCTGCATTTTGATTTCCGTGCTTCTTATTTGAACATAAGCATCCTCGTAATCCTGCATTTACAATTGATGGATTCAAATATTGGAAGCGAGTTAATGATGACGATAGATGCGCATTTTTGATGCATATATGATGCAATACTTCACCACATAACAATGCTGTAGAATATCTTGACAATTTGATGAACATACCTCGTCATATTGACAAAGTGATAAATGCACAATCTTCAGAAGAAAAACATAAGAACAGATTACGGCTTACAGCAACTATTGAAAGCATTAGATGGCTCACTTTGCAAGCATACGCATTTAGAGGGCATGATGAATCTCCATCTTCTAATAATCGTGGAAATTTTATCGAGATGATAAATTTTATAGGAAAAATGAAGTATTGGGGACATCGTCTTAGAGAAAGCTCTTAAGAATGCAAAGTATACTTCACCAGATATTCAGAAAGATGTCTTAAATATCATTTCCAACCAAGTGAGACAAGATTCGTAAAGAAATTGGGGATGCAAAATTTTGCATTTTAGTTGATGAAGCGAGAGATGCATCTAACAAGGAGCAGATGGCTATTGTATTAAGATTTGTGGATACTGAAGGCTTTTTACGTGAGCGATTCTTTACTATTGTACACGTGACAGATACAACTGCTGCAACACTTAAGAAAGAAATATCTGATGCACTTGGTCGTTATGACTTGCATATCCACAACATGCGCGGACAGGGATATGATGGTGCTAGCAATATACGCGGTTCTTGGAATGGATTGCAGGCTCTTTTCTTGAAAGATTGCTCGTGTGCATACTATGTACATTGTTTTGCTCATCGGCTTCAACTAGCATTAACTGCAGCTGCTGAAAAAGAGGTATCCATTTGGTTATTCTTTTCAAAATTGAATTCCATTTGCAATCTCATCAATGCATCTCCTAAACGGCACGGCGAGTTACATTCTGCTCAAAGAATTGAAGTTGCGCATATGGTAGCTACTGGTGAACGTGATACAGGTAGAGGATTTAATCAAATTGGAAATTTATTACGACCTGGAAAGACTCGTTGGAGTTCTAATTTCGACTCACTTTGTAGCATGATTGATATGTATAGCTCTGTGATTACCGTGTTAGAAAATATGGTGAATGATGAAGCTTCTAATTCCATTCGTGGTGAAGCTAGTGGTGCATTGATTGCGATGAAGGCTTTTgatttcatattcatattacaCTTGATGCATAAGATAATGAGGATAACAAATATTCTTTGTCGAGCATTGCAAGAGAAATCTTTAGATATTTTAAATGCAATGGATTATGTTTCAACAACTAAAACTTTGCTTCGTACTTTGAGAGAAGAAGGATTTGATCTCCTACTTAGTCATGTGAAAGAAGTTTGTGTCAAGTATGACATTGAGATACCTCACGTGGAAGCTCGTTATAAATCTGGTACAGGTTGTTCTTGTCAACATAATGATTCAATCACAGTTGAGCACCACTATCGATTTGATGTATTTAAAGCTGCAATTGATTTTCAAGTTGAAGAGCTTAATAATAGATTCAAGGATGAGACAGTTGAGCTTCTTAAACTTAGTTGTGCTTTGGAacctaaaaaaaattttaagctTCTTAATGTTGATCATATCTATTGACTTGCTGAGAAATTCTATCATCTTGATTTCGATTCACAAGATTTGCATCACTTGAGAATGCAATTGGATCACTATAAACTTGATGTTTCTGGCGATGAAAGATTTCAGAATTTATCAACTATTTCTGAATTATGTCGAAGATTATTTGAGACAAATAAGTCAGGAACCTACGATTTGATTGACACgtgatttatatatttttatctaCGTCGTTTACTTAGTTATcgaatatgatatatttatttaatttacagGTTGATTCGTCTTGTTTTAACTCTCCCCGTTTCTACATCAACAACGGAACGAGCATTTCAGCAATGAAACTTGTTAAAACAGCTCTTCAGTAACAAAATGGAAGCATAGTTTTTCGGAGATTCTATGGTAATCTACATCGAATGAGATTTGGTTGAAAAAATTGATaacgatttaataattaatgagTTTTATTCTAAGAAGAATCGAAGAGCACAACTTCAGTAGTGTTTTAGCTTCATGTTTTTGAaggtattaaatattaaatactcTTGTTCTATGTTTTTATGAAGTcaatatttacatattttttattttaaatttttaatttaattatttattttattaaatatcataTGGGACGGAGCCAGGCCCAAGTAATTTTGAATCCTGGCTCCGTCCCTGGTTGTAgtgtttggaaattttttattttctttccaCAAACAGCCCAACCGATCACTCCCATAATATTCCTTGATTAATTTAGCAACTTTCAAGCAAGAAAAATGCAGCACAACACCCTACGTTCGTCCTCCGTTCTTCCCGGCGTGGATATTCGATAATTCGTGCGTTTTAACGCAAAGACATGTTTTAAtcctttatttatatattttgataCAAATTATGCATGAAAACCGTTGGTTTAAAGTAGATGCATGATGGTTCACGGTTGGTGTTGATTTTGGTTCAAAACATGCATGATAATCACGTGTTGTTTCACGTTTCTGATTGCTGCTTCGGTTGGTCTCTCCTGGGTCATCGTTGCTGGTTATGGGTAAGCTTTAGGGGTGTTTAGGGTCATATTTGATGGCTGGTAAGGGCTAGACATGGCCTGGTACACATGGAAGAGGACTCACGCACAGGCCACGCGCATGTGATGAGGTATGGCTTTTGGGCATGGGGTTTGGTGTATGGCTGGACCTGGGCTCGGGCCTATGGTTTAGGCAGTCtctaagggtcctaggatgacCCTATTTAAGGTGGTTCACGGTTTGGTTGGCTAGGGAAAGCGCTGGAACCAGAAAAACTATAGCTGCAAAAGTTGGGGGGTGCATGTAAGGGGTTTTAGGTGGTTTGCTGGTGCAGTTCAGTGTATGGGCTGTTTAGGGGCTGTTGGCTATGGTTTGGGACATgtcttagggtcctaggatgagtcttgtgGTGGTGGTTCATGGGCTGGATGGTCGGGTAGAAGGCTGGAACAAAAAACGTGCAGCTGTGCACAAATTGAGTCTCATAAAAGGGCTGTCACGGTTTTGGATTGTTCGAGGCTTGGGCTGCTGGTCTATGCTCGAAAGGGCTGGACCAGGTCTCATGGGATGTCTAAGGGTCGAGTCTAGGGTCTGGTTCGGGCCTGGTTCGCGTTGGTTCAGGCATGAAGTTGTGAGAAGCGTATATGTGTCGTAGTGCACCAAAAGGGGTTGTTTCTTGGATAAGCTGTTGTCACGTTTATTTTGGGCCTTGGTAATAGTTCGGGGCTGTCTTAGGGGCTTGGATAGTAGGTTAGGATGTGTGTTAAGTATGGTTCGAGTCCCGAGTCGTTCGATAGGTTGTAagctattttatttaattcgggAATCGTACGCATTCGAGTGCATCTTTGGGACTGTGTTTGGTTAGTTAAATATTGAGCTTTTGGTAGCATGTCTAGGGCGTTCCAACGAAGTCCAGGATGTTCGTAAATATGTATCAcgtgcaaaataattatttttgagctatgcgatttgtcttgtgaccaaattatgttatgggtttggaagccggtgaaCGTATCCGGGAACCTCTCCAACTCCTTTGGGAGATTATGTTATGTTAGGGAGCGGACATCTAGTCCAGGGGATGTGGTGATCCCTGCTGACACAGTACTGCGGTTTTGTTTGATCAAACAATTTATGTGTATGAGCCACTTGCATTGAACAgaactctacgcaaaattatttatgattatgattatgcataacaagtatgaaaatatgatttttattaaattgtttatgCAAGAAAGTCATGTTATACATATTTATgcttatgatattttatgtacGAGCTCTCTTAaaattgcatgaatttttactacgtattattcgttatttACGGTTTAtacatgctgagtcattagactcactagagtTGATCGATGCAGATAATGTAgttgaggaggctggaggtggtGACTAATGAGCAGGCTCAGGCCAGTGGCAGTGCAAACCCGATGACCTTGTAGTTACCGATGACCTTGTAGTTTAAGTTATATTACTACGCacgtttttaaattatttactccgactttttatttattaagATTGGTGACAAGCAAattaaatttatgatttttgtgagactatttttaaattaaattagtcGTTCTTGTATGTTGGTGATTTATTTTAAACGATggaatttaaatattaaattttattctaATATGGACCGTGAcagttatttattttaaaagttatatttataacgtattatttaataagaaaattttaaatttttccgtaaatattaaaatagtagtATTTTAAGATACGGTTTGTcacaataaaacattaaaaatatttttaataaaaagacAAATTGTGAGAAAaagtaaaaaagaaaatttaaaagattgcaatataatcaatgcaaaatcATTAAATGTTTCATAACCGGATGTTTTTTTAAGTTTCAAACATAAATCTCCGAACTGAAAAGTCAAAACCAAGAACTAATCGACTCCGCGTTGTATCTTTTTCTTGACAAAGCTCAAGTCAACCAAAATACATCCTAATTCTCACCCGGGTTTTCCagatatcattcataatttcgAGAGAAAATGCGAAAGGAGAAGAAGTTCGATGCTGTCTTCAAGATGCAATTTCAAGCAACACAGGTACATTCAATTTGTAAGTAAGTTATATGGATCAGAACTTGGTTTTGCACTGATCAAATTTCATGATGATGTCTTCAAATAACTGCAGGTGCCACCTCTAGAAGCAACGGGCCTCATGATTTCTCTGATACCTGTTGGTTCAGGAAAGCCAACCGCAAGATTAGAGAGAGCCGAGATCCTCGAAGGAACCTGCACATGGGAAAATCCGGTTTACGAAACTGTAGAATTAGTTAAGGAGACCAAAACAGGGAGAATCGGAGAAAAATGTTATTACTTGATTGTGTCAACTGTGAGTGATACATATTACTTGCCTCTTCCTAGCATTCAGAAACTAAACAAGTAGAAGATACCAAGATCACAGTTTTGTTTTCGCGACGTGGCAGGTATCATCGGAATCGGGCTTTCTCGGACATGTTCAGATTGATTTTGCAGATCTAGCAGAGGCTACCGACCCTAGGAATTTAACTCTGCCTCTGCAAACTTCAAAATCCGGTGGCATACTTCATGTTAGTTCCTTCTCTTATATTCTTGCTCACATATCCGTACACAAGATTGGACCCATTAAaaaattatcagaaaaattacGCAACGAATTTGAGTTTGAGGCTCATATGCACACCACGAAGTAGCGGAAACTGTTAAATCATTGACATTTATAAGGTTTCAACTAGAACTTTATCATCACATAATATCTTTCCTCTTAACTACTTTGGAAAAATTCCAGGTTACAGTTCAGAGGGTGCCAGAAGATCATGATGCAAGGTAAACAGTGATTAATATAAGAAGAATAAACATGCTCCTTCCCTGCAGAACTATATGGAATCTTGCATTTAAAAAATAGCCTAATAAAGCACGGTTTCTCtccaaaaacaaaacaacaggAGCACTGAAGATGGTGAAATGTTGGATGCAGAAACAAGAGATCGTTACAGCAACATCAACGGAAGTCTACAATCTACTGAAGTAAGGTGTCTCTTTATTAGgaataaaatttagaaattcAGAAGATGGTCTACATGTTACATGCTTAATAGAAAGATTATATGAACCGCAACTTGTGGGATGATGTTCTACTCTATCATATTCAAAAGTGGCTTAAATTGTAGGCAAATATATCATATCCTTTAATGATGTGCATTTTGTACGTCAAGAAGCATTTCACTCTTGACTGTGAGCATTAGAACTTAAGTTTTTTGTTCTTTAGAGTGAGGCCTCGATGGAAGCAACAAGTTCAGGAGATGCTGAATCCCAAAACAATCAAATGAAGatgttagaaaggaaggttgaAGTTTCGGAAAAGGAAGTAGAGTCTCTTAGACAGCAAGTGATTAGTGAAAGCAAGAAAGGACAGCAATTATCAGAGATGATTGCTCACCTACAAGAAGAGAGAGATGCCATCAAAACAGAATGTGAACAGCTCAAATCAGATTTCGCAAGTGCCATACAGAAAGAGACAGAAAGCGTGAAACTTTTACTCGAAGGTATCAAGAAAGAGCTTCAATCTGAGAGACATTTGAACGATGAATTGAAGTTACAATTGCAGAAGACAGAAGATTCAAATTCGGAATACATTCTTGCGTTGAGATATCTTAATAAACAGATGGATCAGAAAAACATGGAAACCTCTGAATTTTCGAGCAAAATTAAAGCCCTTGAGAGTGAAAAGATGGACTCCGATGAAGAAAAATTGTTGAAGCAGACAATAGAAAATCTCAATTCTGAAATAGAAGTCCACAAGAAAGAAAGAGAAGAGATATTGATGGATGTAAAGAAACTTACTGCAGATGCTGAAAACTTAGAGAGAGAGAGCAAGCAAATATGCTCAACATTGCAGCAAAATCTGCAGGAAAAGATGGAAATGGAACAAAATTACTCGGAGGCTTTGGCTACAGTGAAGCAGCTCGAATTCCGTGTAGAAACTTTGGAGGAAGATGTCAAAAAGCAGCAACTTCAATACTCCGAAACGCTGACTTTAAAGGAAGAGCTTGAGATTCAGGTTGAGAACCTACATAAAGAGCTAGAAAATCAGGCACAGCTGTATgaagaaaatttgaaaacagCAACTGAGGCGAAAATCAATCAGGAGCAGAGAGCCGTACGAGCCAAGAAGGCCTTTAGGGAGGCAATGAGGGATAACACAAATATGGTTGAGCGACTACAAGAGGAATTCAAAAGTCTTACAGATGAAATGTCATTGAAGATtgaggaaaatgaaaaattagcACAGAAATCAACTGCAGAAGCCACTGAGTTGCAACAGAAGAATGAAGTTCTTGAATCCCTACTTCAGAAAGCTGAGGAAGAGCATCAAAAAACAAGAACTGAATACGAAAGATATGTTCACGAGTTTGAGGAAGTCAAACAGCTTTCTGATGAAATGTCGTTGAAGATTGAGGAAAATGAGAAATTAGCACAGAAATTCATTGCAGAAACCACTGATTTGCGAGGGAAGAATAAAGTTCTTGAATCCCTTCTTCAGAAAGCTGAGGAAGAGCATCAAATAACAACAACCGAATACGTAAGAACTGTTCATGAGCTTGAGGAACTCAAACAGCTTTCAGATGAGATGTCGGTGCAGATTGAGGAGAATGAGAAATTATCACAAAAATCGATTGCAGAAGCCACAGATTTGCGATTGAAGAATGAAGTTCTTAAATCCCTTCTTCAGAAAGCTGAGGAAGAGCATCAAATAACAAGAACCAGATATGAAGGAATTGTTTATGAGCTTCAGGAACAAAACAAAAGGATATACATCGATGAACGTGAAGATCTTGAGAGACAATTAGCTTCAGTGAGAGAGGAAGTGGACAAACTTAAGCAGGAAAATATTTCCATCAAGTCTCAAGTTGATCTAAAGAATTTGAAAGAAGTGAATTTAAATTTAGAGGTGAAGAAGCTGAGATTGAAGAATAGTGATTTGAAGAATCACTTGTCGCAAGTGGAATTGGAGAAAGAAGACCTGAAGAAAGAGGTGGCTACGTTACAGGAAGTTTTCCATAAGAATAAGGTTAGTAACTGTCTGAAAGACAACCAAGAATTTCATGATAATTAAACTAGATCAGACTGATAGAAATGATTTCGTGGAAAAAACTGCCTTCAATCATTCATTACAATTGCATCCATTTGTGATATTCTCATGATAAAACGCTTAAATTGACTACAGGAAAATGCACAAGCCAAGAATATTAATACTAGCGAGTCCGAAAGAATAGGAAACATGGAAAATAATACAAGTTTGGCCAACTTGAGAATTGTCGATGACCTTAGAAATCAAATTGAGCTCGACAGTGCACAAATAAAAAGGTAACATTATGCATCAAATGAAACAATAATTcgttcatttttctttaaacaATTCTCTCTCTTCATATATATACCACATAATCAACTGATTAGGactatgagtcacttgctttctGTTATGTTTCCCAGCTTGTTAGGTGAAGTTGAATACCTGACGGAAAGGAACAGAATCATGGAAGAAGGCCTGGAAGAAATGCATGAGAGATACTCAGAAATAAGCCTTAGATTTGCAGAGGTAGAAGGCGAACGACAACAGCTTATAATGACCCTTCGTAACCTGAAAAATGGAAAGAAAAACTAGCCAGTTAGGAGATTGTTGGATCCGTTTGCTGAGAAACCTTTTCCCATTTTCGGTGCACATTTTCTCGTTCAATACTTTGTAGCAATGAAATAGCAATCCTCAGTTTGGAAGAAATCCATTTTCTAGAAGAAAAAGCTCCAAACCCGTCAATATGTACTTGGCATTTATACTAAAACCTTTCTGTGAGATATAGgtgatttttgtttttttcaaaaaaaccaATGAAAACATTTGTATTATCCCGATTATTCCTGATTTCTTGTTTGGCGTCTGACCATTACGATTTACGATATGAATGGTGTGCTCCAAATGCAATGTACGATATAAAGATCAAATATAGTCGTCAATAAAAAGTGACAATAATAATCTCTTACAGCACCATAACCACGTAATTggaatctttttattttaaaatgtgtttttTACAACAATTATTGCATGCATGTATTTAAATACATTTTCGAGATttagtttataaaaaaaataaaattctaacagtattttaagtagtagacgtttcattaTTGATTAAATGATAGTACTAATAGTGATGACTACTAATATGTAAAAATTCTCATAATGTTCTAGAGaggtttataattaattaactgataagttaattaaatgaattaaataatagctatttaattaattaatatgtctATGTATGTACTAAATGTGCATgtgtaaatatattaatttatataaattttttttttatatgaagaTATAAAGATttgtttatatattattattatatcatgcaTTATAAAATGTTGataaatacatgatataataataatataagaattttatttaatgaaaattaataGTCCTATTGAGACAATGATTATGAATACTGATAGAAGAGAAATTCTTGATGGGATCAAGAATCACACTCTATAAATGTAACTTGAGGGGCATAAAATACAACATAGTTTTTGCACATAAGATTCATCAAATTCCTCTCCACATCACAAGAACTCTCGGCCATCCCAAAATTTTGATAGAAAAATTCGGTCAAGCAATTTTCTTCCATGGCCGCGCCCCGAGCTGCTGCACCGACTCCGGAGTTTGGAAATTCGGACAATCtagtctcaacgcacaaattTTTTGTGATTACTAGTGCAATCCAAACAATCAACACAGTTTCTGATTGTGGACCCAATTTAACGTTCAAAAGCGGAGATCCGTTCGAAGGAAAATATAAGAAAGATCATTTCCGTTAATTTCGGATTGATTTGGAGTACAACTTAATTTaataacaattttaaaattttcgctGTGGACAAACAAATATCAACGACATTTTGGGGAGTCCCTGCTTATCTACGTTCCAATTATGTGGTTATGGTGCTGTTAGAGATTATTATTCCTGCTCGGAAGCAGAGGAGCTGTCACTTTTTATTGACGATTATATTTGAACCTTATATCGTACATTGCATTCGGAGCACACCATTCATATCGTATATAGTCATCAGgttagcgtgcgcacatccagccccgcCCTACTCAgtgttcggcacctccagtctcttcatcaatatgctcacctacatcattCACACATAGTGAGTGTAAAGACTCGACACGATaatcgttataacaagtacatatacataacatgcaacggtgaaaagtactgtaatcaacatacgtttcatgatcttaaaagcatgaacttaaacatatcgTATCAAAACATAACgtgtctcatcatatcatcatatatgtgttcattttctttatttgaattcagatcattagttgtgatttttgtatcagctctatttgATGTAtacatctacgtataaccgtggtacccgacggTGGAGACATTAGCGATAGTATTACCCATTCACTGAGTCTTGGCCTTACACGTCATCGTATTATCGTGTTAGTATTAGTCATAACCAActctcatcattcaaaacatgt is part of the Primulina tabacum isolate GXHZ01 chromosome 18, ASM2559414v2, whole genome shotgun sequence genome and encodes:
- the LOC142532244 gene encoding uncharacterized protein LOC142532244, whose translation is MAIVLRFVDTEGFLRERFFTIVHVTDTTAATLKKEISDALGRYDLHIHNMRGQGYDGASNIRGSWNGLQALFLKDCSCAYYVHCFAHRLQLALTAAAEKEVSIWLFFSKLNSICNLINASPKRHGELHSAQRIEVAHMVATGERDTGRGFNQIGNLLRPGKTRWSSNFDSLCSMIDMYSSVITVLENMVNDEASNSIRGEASGALIAMKAFDFIFILHLMHKIMRITNILCRALQEKSLDILNAMDYVSTTKTLLRTLREEGFDLLLSHVKEVCVKYDIEIPHVEARYKSGTGCSCQHNDSITVEHHYRFDVFKAAIDFQVEELNNRFKDETVELLKLSCALEPKKNFKLLNVDHIY
- the LOC142532833 gene encoding uncharacterized protein LOC142532833: MRKEKKFDAVFKMQFQATQVPPLEATGLMISLIPVGSGKPTARLERAEILEGTCTWENPVYETVELVKETKTGRIGEKCYYLIVSTVSSESGFLGHVQIDFADLAEATDPRNLTLPLQTSKSGGILHVTVQRVPEDHDARSTEDGEMLDAETRDRYSNINGSLQSTESEASMEATSSGDAESQNNQMKMLERKVEVSEKEVESLRQQVISESKKGQQLSEMIAHLQEERDAIKTECEQLKSDFASAIQKETESVKLLLEGIKKELQSERHLNDELKLQLQKTEDSNSEYILALRYLNKQMDQKNMETSEFSSKIKALESEKMDSDEEKLLKQTIENLNSEIEVHKKEREEILMDVKKLTADAENLERESKQICSTLQQNLQEKMEMEQNYSEALATVKQLEFRVETLEEDVKKQQLQYSETLTLKEELEIQVENLHKELENQAQLYEENLKTATEAKINQEQRAVRAKKAFREAMRDNTNMVERLQEEFKSLTDEMSLKIEENEKLAQKSTAEATELQQKNEVLESLLQKAEEEHQKTRTEYERYVHEFEEVKQLSDEMSLKIEENEKLAQKFIAETTDLRGKNKVLESLLQKAEEEHQITTTEYVRTVHELEELKQLSDEMSVQIEENEKLSQKSIAEATDLRLKNEVLKSLLQKAEEEHQITRTRYEGIVYELQEQNKRIYIDEREDLERQLASVREEVDKLKQENISIKSQVDLKNLKEVNLNLEVKKLRLKNSDLKNHLSQVELEKEDLKKEVATLQEVFHKNKENAQAKNINTSESERIGNMENNTSLANLRIVDDLRNQIELDSAQIKSLLGEVEYLTERNRIMEEGLEEMHERYSEISLRFAEVEGERQQLIMTLRNLKNGKKN